The proteins below are encoded in one region of Oryzias melastigma strain HK-1 linkage group LG7, ASM292280v2, whole genome shotgun sequence:
- the ahcyl1 gene encoding S-adenosylhomocysteine hydrolase-like protein 1 isoform X2, translating into MAHKHGHVRDRIQFANAEDKQEFSKYPTKAGRRSLSRSISQSSTDSYSSAASYTDSSDDETSPRDKTQVNSQGSNDFCVKNIKQAEFGRREIEIAEQDMSALMSLRKRAQGEKPLAGAKVVGCTHITAQTAVLIETLVALGAQCRWTACNIYSTQNEVAAALAETGVSVFAWKGESEDDFWWCIDRCVNAAGWQANMILDDGGDLTHWVYKKYPSIFKKVRGIVEESVTGVHRLYQLSKAGKLCVPAMNVNDSVTKQKFDNLYCCRESILDGLKRTTDIMFGGKQVVVCGYGEVGKGCCAALKALGAIVCITEIDPICALQACMDGFRVVKLSEVIRQMDVVITCTGNKNVVSREQLDRMKNGCIVCNMGHSNTEIDVASLRSPELTWERVRSQVDHIIWPDGKRVILLAEGRLLNLSCSTVPTFVLSITATTQALALIELFNAPEGRYKQDVYLLPKKMDEYVASLHLPNFDAHLTELSDEQAKYMGLHKNGPFKPNYYRY; encoded by the exons ATTCAGTTTGCCAATGCCGAGGACAAACAAGAATTCAGCAAGTACCCAACCAAGGCTGGGCGCCGTTCCCTCTCTCGGTCCATCTCGCAGTCTTCTACTGACAGCTACAGCTCAG CTGCATCCTACACTGACAGCTCTGATGATGAAACCTCCCCCAGAGACAAAACCCAGGTCAACTCCCAGGGCAGCAATGACTTCTGCGTGAAGAACATCAAAcaggctgaatttggccgtcGAGAAATCGAAATAGCAGAACAAG ACATGTCTGCATTGATGTCCCTGAGAAAGAGAGCCCAGGGGGAAAAGCCCCTGGCCGGGGCCAAAGTGGTGGGCTGTACCCATATCACAGCTCAGACAGCT GTGCTGATTGAGACCCTGGTGGCCCTCGGAGCCCAGTGTCGCTGGACTGCCTGTAACATTTACTCCACTCAGAATGAAGTGGCTGCAGCTCTTGCAGAGACAG GCGTGTCTGTGTTTGCGTGGAAGGGCGAATCAGAGGATGACTTCTGGTGGTGCATTGATCGCTGTGTGAACGCTGCAGGATGGCAGGCCAACATG attttggATGATGGTGGAGATTTGACCCACTGGGTGTACAAGAAGTATCCcagtatctttaaaaaagttcgAGGCATCGTTGAGGAGAGCGTCACTGGAGTTCACAG ACTGTACCAGTTGTCTAAGGCTGGTAAGCTGTGTGTCCCTGCGATGAACGTGAACGACTCCGTTACCAAGCAGAAATTTGACAACCTTTACTGCTGCCGCGAATCTATCCTGGATGG cttgaAGAGGACGACAGACATAATGTTTGGAGGGAAACAAGTGGTTGTGTGTGGTTATGGAGAG GTGGGGAAAGGCTGTTGTGCTGCTCTGAAGGCCCTCGGCGCCATCGTGTGCATCACTGAGATTGACCCTATTTGTGCTTTGCAGGCATG CATGGACGGGTTCCGAGTGGTCAAGCTGAGCGAGGTCATTCGGCAGATGGACGTGGTGATAACATGCACTG GCAACAAGAACGTTGTCTCCAGAGAGCAGCTTGATCGCATGAAGAACGGCTGCATCGTCTGCAATATGGGACACTCCAACACTGAGATTGATGTG GCCAGTCTGCGCAGCCCTGAACTGACCTGGGAGAGGGTTCGTTCTCAGGTGGACCACATCATCTGGCCTGACGGGAAAAGGGTTATTCTGCTTGcagag GGTCGCCTGTTGAATCTGAGCTGCTCCACAGTGCCTACGTTTGTCTTATCTATTACTGCTACTACTCAG GCCCTGGCCTTGATCGAGTTGTTTAACGCTCCAGAAGGACGCTACAAACAAGACGTTTATCTCCTCCCCAAGAAAATGG ATGAATACGTGGCCAGTTTGCACCTGCCAAACTTTGACGCCCACCTGACCGAGCTGTCCGACGAGCAGGCCAAGTACATGGGCCTCCACAAAAACGGGCCTTTCAAGCCTAATTATTACAG GTATTAA